One genomic region from Nilaparvata lugens isolate BPH chromosome 3, ASM1435652v1, whole genome shotgun sequence encodes:
- the LOC111052133 gene encoding actin-related protein 2/3 complex subunit 3, whose product MPAYHSSFTEYTQCVGNMAVLPLRTQCRGPAPMTTQEYDIIDEALYYFKANVFFRTYEIKNEADRVLIYLTLYITECLKKLQKCSQKLQGQKELHSLGISKFDIPGDENYPLNSVYAKPTNPGDADLMRQYFQQLRLETGIRLCKIAFDQNDKPSKWWLCFAKKKFMDKSLSGPGQ is encoded by the coding sequence ATGCCTGCATATCATTCCAGTTTCACAGAATATACACAATGTGTCGGAAATATGGCTGTTCTTCCCTTACGTACTCAGTGCCGCGGTCCTGCACCTATGACCACACAGGAATATGATATCATCGATGaagcattatattattttaaagcaAATGTTTTCTTCAGAACATACGAAATTAAGAATGAAGCTGATCGTGTTCTTATCTATCTTACTCTATACATTACCGAGTGTTTGAAAAAACTTCAAAAGTGTTCCCAAAAGTTACAGGGGCAGAAAGAATTGCATTCATTAGGCATTTCTAAGTTTGATATTCCTGGTGATGAAAATTATCCTCTCAATTCGGTTTATGCTAAACCTACAAATCCTGGTGACGCTGATTTGATGCGGCAATATTTTCAACAGTTGCGTCTAGAAACCGGCATCAGATTGTGTAAGATTGCTTTTGATCAAAATGATAAGCCATCTAAATGGTGGCTGTGCTTTGCAAAGAAGAAGTTTATGGATAAATCTCTTTCTGGACCTGGACAGTGA
- the LOC111052132 gene encoding 39S ribosomal protein L23, mitochondrial isoform X3, whose amino-acid sequence MKLVKPTVEQPKNVVQFITSVQMTNHDIKNYLEKIYKIPVIEVNTTIVSGEFKKQPDHQYVIKDDDYRRALVTLPRGAEFEFPEVFPEEVKEKEDEALAKHRKELRKGYVGFTSKCKKRPGVPGWFGL is encoded by the exons ATGAAATTAGTTAAACCCACGGTTGAGCAACCAAAAAATGTTGTACAATTCATCACTTCTGTTCAAATGACAAATCATGATATTAAAAACTACCTTGAAAAGATATATAAAATACCCGTGATAGAAGTTAATACGACTATAG TTTCAGGGGAATTCAAGAAACAACCAGATCATCAGTATGTCATCAAGGATGATGATTACAGAAGAGCACTTGTCACATTG CCACGCGGGGCAGAATTTGAATTTCCAGAAGTATTTCCGGAAGAAGTcaaggagaaggaagatgaaGCTTTAGCAAAGCATAGAAAAGAGCTGCGTAAAGGGTATGTGGGCTTTACTTCCAAGTGTAAAAAAAGGCCAGGCGTACCAGGTTGGTTTGGCCTGTAA
- the LOC111052132 gene encoding 39S ribosomal protein L23, mitochondrial isoform X2, with protein sequence MIDSEYPLYQKGNPQLRVFLPNFWMKLVKPTVEQPKNVVQFITSVQMTNHDIKNYLEKIYKIPVIEVNTTIVSGEFKKQPDHQYVIKDDDYRRALVTLPRGAEFEFPEVFPEEVKEKEDEALAKHRKELRKGYVGFTSKCKKRPGVPGWFGL encoded by the exons ATGATAGATTCAGA GTATCCTCTGTATCAAAAAGGCAATCCACAACTACGAGTTTTTCTACCAAACTTCTGGATGAAATTAGTTAAACCCACGGTTGAGCAACCAAAAAATGTTGTACAATTCATCACTTCTGTTCAAATGACAAATCATGATATTAAAAACTACCTTGAAAAGATATATAAAATACCCGTGATAGAAGTTAATACGACTATAG TTTCAGGGGAATTCAAGAAACAACCAGATCATCAGTATGTCATCAAGGATGATGATTACAGAAGAGCACTTGTCACATTG CCACGCGGGGCAGAATTTGAATTTCCAGAAGTATTTCCGGAAGAAGTcaaggagaaggaagatgaaGCTTTAGCAAAGCATAGAAAAGAGCTGCGTAAAGGGTATGTGGGCTTTACTTCCAAGTGTAAAAAAAGGCCAGGCGTACCAGGTTGGTTTGGCCTGTAA
- the LOC111052132 gene encoding 39S ribosomal protein L23, mitochondrial isoform X1 translates to MSTRWYPLYQKGNPQLRVFLPNFWMKLVKPTVEQPKNVVQFITSVQMTNHDIKNYLEKIYKIPVIEVNTTIVSGEFKKQPDHQYVIKDDDYRRALVTLPRGAEFEFPEVFPEEVKEKEDEALAKHRKELRKGYVGFTSKCKKRPGVPGWFGL, encoded by the exons ATGTCTACAAGATG GTATCCTCTGTATCAAAAAGGCAATCCACAACTACGAGTTTTTCTACCAAACTTCTGGATGAAATTAGTTAAACCCACGGTTGAGCAACCAAAAAATGTTGTACAATTCATCACTTCTGTTCAAATGACAAATCATGATATTAAAAACTACCTTGAAAAGATATATAAAATACCCGTGATAGAAGTTAATACGACTATAG TTTCAGGGGAATTCAAGAAACAACCAGATCATCAGTATGTCATCAAGGATGATGATTACAGAAGAGCACTTGTCACATTG CCACGCGGGGCAGAATTTGAATTTCCAGAAGTATTTCCGGAAGAAGTcaaggagaaggaagatgaaGCTTTAGCAAAGCATAGAAAAGAGCTGCGTAAAGGGTATGTGGGCTTTACTTCCAAGTGTAAAAAAAGGCCAGGCGTACCAGGTTGGTTTGGCCTGTAA